One genomic window of Coffea eugenioides isolate CCC68of chromosome 1, Ceug_1.0, whole genome shotgun sequence includes the following:
- the LOC113760994 gene encoding kinesin-like protein KIN-14I isoform X3, with protein MWSEGARFGFAAIRRYEAAAWLRKIIGVVGAKDLPAEPSEDEFRLGLRSGIILCNVLNKLQPGAVPKVVESPCDAALIPDGAALSAYQYFENVRNFLVAVQELGIPSFEASDLEQGGKSSRVVNCVLALKSYAEWKQAGSIGVWRFGGNVKQVTSAKQFGRKNPEPFTSSLSRTASLNEKSVNCASTENEPNKEHNSSLSMLVRAVLLDKKPEEVPNLVESVLNKVVEEFEQRIASQIQLQKATLKDSTIRHENKPFLNNASGNVKVGNKNATLVKKDNCFQKSYNPDEQLKVSMKQQMIVDQQERDIKELKQTLSTTKAGMQFMQSKVHEEIQNLGLHIHGLAHAASGYHRVLEENRRLYNQVQDLKGSIRVYCRVRPFLPRQNNHISTVDHIEEGTITINTPAKHGKGRRSFNFNKVFGPSATQEEVFSDTQPLIRSVLDGYNVCIFAYGQTGSGKTYTMSGPKDLTEENQGVNYRALGDLFLLAEQRRDTFYYDVSVQMIEIYNEQVRDLLVTDGINKRLEIRNNSQTGLNVPEASLVRVTSTYDVIDLMNLGQRNRAVGATALNDRSSRSHSCLTVHVQGRDLTAGNILRGCMHLVDLAGSERVDKSEVTGDRLKEAQHINKSLSALGDVISSLAQKTVHVPYRNSKLTQLLQDSLGGQAKTLMFVHVSPEPDAIGETISTLKFAERVATVELGAARVNRDSADVKDLKEQIASLKAALAQKEGDTEMKQLKISSSPYAMRPQERDMSTNYNSQRKPMGDVGNIEVCSNSALRQKKQSFDLDELLGNSPPWPPVTDSRVDYMEDDKEMGSGEWVDKVMVNKQDPIKGADSPLECWEENGTNDFYQKYLSNSSGLYSDKAYKLLQGNGRLEVAATDDLDELDAATSDSSEPDLLWQLNHSRLNSFTSESGTKIQKQNPKQANNSNLRSLVPKLGPSPSRKMSNGLSHPPLQNGRQAGAREVKRKNGTRK; from the exons ATGTGGAGTGAAGGAGCCCGTTTTGGTTTTGCAGCCATCCGAAGATACGAGGCTGCTGCTTGGCTGAGAAAGATAATTGGGGTCGTTGGTGCAAAAGATCTGCCAGCAGAACCTTCTGAGGATGAATTCAGGCTCGGCCTAAGAAGTGGGATAATTCTCTGTAATGTGCTTAATAAGCTCCAACCTGGAGCCGTCCCAAAG GTTGTCGAAAGCCCTTGTGATGCCGCACTTATTCCAGACGGAGCGGCTTTGTCTGCATACCAGTACTTCGAGAACGTAAGGAACTTTCTGGTAGCTGTACAGGAGTTGGGGATCCCCTCCTTTGAGGCATCTGATCTTGAGCAA GGAGGGAAATCCTCAAGGGTTGTTAATTGTGTCTTGGCACTTAAATCCTACGCTGAATGGAAGCAGGCAGGAAGCATTGGAGTTTGGAGATTTGGTGGAAATGTGAAGCAGGTGACATCTGCAAAACAGTTTGGGCGCAAGAACCCCGAGCCATTCACAAGCTCACTATCAAGGACTGCATCACTGAATGAGAAATCTGTGAACTGTGCATCAACTGAAAATGAACCTAACAAAGAG CACAACTCTTCCTTGAGTATGCTTGTCCGTGCAGTTTTGTTAGATAAGAAGCCTGAAGAAGTTCCAAAC CTTGTGGAATCTGTGTTAAATAAAGTTGTGGAGGAGTTTGAACAGCGCATCGCAAGCCAAATTCAACTG CAGAAAGCAACTTTAAAAGATTCAACTATCCGTCATGAAAATAAACCATTCTTAAACAATGCTTCTGGCAATGTAAAG GTTGGAAATAAAAATGCCACATTGGTGAAGAAGGATAATTGCTTTCAGAAAAGCTATAACCCTGATGAACAGTTGAAAGTATCCATGAAGCAGCAAATGATTGTTGACCAACAAGAGAGAGATATTAAG GAGCTAAAGCAAACTCTTTCTACAACAAAAGCTGGGATGCAGTTCATGCAGTCCAAGGTTCATGAGGAAATTCAAAATCTTG GCCTGCACATTCATGGGCTAGCTCATGCTGCTTCTGGTTATCATAGAGTTCTCGAAGAAAACCGCAGACTTTACAACCAAGTGCAAGACCTTAAgg GAAGCATCAGGGTCTACTGTCGAGTGAGACCATTCTTGCCACGACAAAACAATCATATTAGCACTGTTGATCATATAGAAGAAGGAACTATTACAATAAATACACCAGCAAAGCATGGAAAAGGGAGGAGGTCTTTTAATTTCAATAAAGTGTTTGGGCCCTCAGCCACTCAAG AGGAAGTCTTTTCAGATACTCAGCCACTGATTAGATCAGTTCTTGATGGATACAATGTTTGTATATTTGCTTATGGGCAAACAGGATCAGGGAAAACTTACACCATG AGCGGTCCTAAAGATTTGACAGAGGAAAATCAAGGGGTAAATTACAGGGCTTTGGGTGATTTATTCCTTCTTGCTGAACAAAGAAGGGATACTTTCTACTATGATGTATCCGTTCAGATGATCGAGATATATAATGAGCAAGTTAGGGATCTCTTGGTTACTGATGGAATTAACAAAAG ATTAGAAATTCGAAACAATTCTCAGACAGGACTAAATGTTCCTGAGGCAAGCCTGGTTCGTGTAACATCAACTTACGATGTTATTGATTTGATGAACCTGGGACAAAGGAACCGTGCAGTGGGTGCAACAGCACTGAATGACCGTAGTAGCCGCTCTCACAG TTGCTTAACGGTTCATGTCCAAGGAAGGGACTTGACTGCTGGAAACATTCTCCGTGGCTGCATGCATTTGGTTGACTTGGCAGGAAGTGAGAGAGTGGACAAATCTGAAGTGACTGGAGATAGACTAAAAGAGGCACAACATATCAACAAATCACTTTCTGCTTTGGGTGATGTGATCTCTTCCCTTGCTCAAAAGACTGTGCATGTCCCTTACCGAAACAGTAAACTCACCCAGTTGCTCCAAGACTCACTTG GAGGACAGGCCAAGACACTAATGTTTGTTCACGTAAGCCCTGAGCCTGATGCCATAGGGGAGACAATTAGTACACTCAAATTTGCAGAGCGTGTAGCTACTGTTGAACTTGGTGCTGCACGAGTGAACAGAGATTCTGCTGATGTAAAAGATCTTAAAGAACAG ATTGCCAGCCTGAAGGCTGCATTAGCACAGAAAGAAGGGGATACAGAGATGAAGCAGCTAAAGATATCTAGTAGTCCATATGCTATGCGGCCTCAAGAAAGAGACATGTCAACCAATTATAACAGCCAGAGGAAACCTATGGGGGATGTGGGCAATATAGAG GTTTGTAGCAATTCGGCATTAAGGCAAAAAAAGCAAAGCTTTGATCTTGACGAGCTACTGGGAAATTCTCCTCCCTGGCCCCCAGTCACTGATAGTCGTGTAGACTACATGGAGGATGATAAAGAAATGGGCTCAGGCGAATGGGTGGACAAGGTCATGGTAAACAAGCAAGATCCTATAAAGGGGGCTGATAGCCCATTAGAGTGCTGGGAAGAAAATGGCACCAATGATTTTTACCAGAAATATCTTTCAAATTCTTCTGGTTTGTATTCGGATAAAGCTTATAAATTGCTTCAAGGAAACGGTCGGTTAGAGGTTGCTGCTACTGATGATTTGGACGAGCTTGATGCTGCAACTAGTGATTCATCTGAGCCAGATTTGCTTTGGCAGTTAAATCATTCAAGACTGAATAGTTTCACCAGTGAAAGTGGAACAAAGATCCAGAAACAAAATCCAAAGCAAGCAAACAACTCAAACTTAAG GAGCTTGGTTCCAAAACTAGGCCCTTCACCATCACGAAAAATGAGTAATGGGCTTAGTCACCCACCTTTACAGAATGGGAGGCAGGCGGGTGCTCGTGAAGTGAAGAGAAAGAATGGGACAAGGAAGTAA
- the LOC113760994 gene encoding kinesin-like protein KIN-14I isoform X2, translated as MATAAAPEGGGGAALAFSVASVVEDVLQQHGNRSRDLDLDARRAEEAAIRRYEAAAWLRKIIGVVGAKDLPAEPSEDEFRLGLRSGIILCNVLNKLQPGAVPKVVESPCDAALIPDGAALSAYQYFENVRNFLVAVQELGIPSFEASDLEQGGKSSRVVNCVLALKSYAEWKQAGSIGVWRFGGNVKQVTSAKQFGRKNPEPFTSSLSRTASLNEKSVNCASTENEPNKEHNSSLSMLVRAVLLDKKPEEVPNLVESVLNKVVEEFEQRIASQIQLKATLKDSTIRHENKPFLNNASGNVKVGNKNATLVKKDNCFQKSYNPDEQLKVSMKQQMIVDQQERDIKELKQTLSTTKAGMQFMQSKVHEEIQNLGLHIHGLAHAASGYHRVLEENRRLYNQVQDLKGSIRVYCRVRPFLPRQNNHISTVDHIEEGTITINTPAKHGKGRRSFNFNKVFGPSATQEEVFSDTQPLIRSVLDGYNVCIFAYGQTGSGKTYTMSGPKDLTEENQGVNYRALGDLFLLAEQRRDTFYYDVSVQMIEIYNEQVRDLLVTDGINKRLEIRNNSQTGLNVPEASLVRVTSTYDVIDLMNLGQRNRAVGATALNDRSSRSHSCLTVHVQGRDLTAGNILRGCMHLVDLAGSERVDKSEVTGDRLKEAQHINKSLSALGDVISSLAQKTVHVPYRNSKLTQLLQDSLGGQAKTLMFVHVSPEPDAIGETISTLKFAERVATVELGAARVNRDSADVKDLKEQIASLKAALAQKEGDTEMKQLKISSSPYAMRPQERDMSTNYNSQRKPMGDVGNIEVCSNSALRQKKQSFDLDELLGNSPPWPPVTDSRVDYMEDDKEMGSGEWVDKVMVNKQDPIKGADSPLECWEENGTNDFYQKYLSNSSGLYSDKAYKLLQGNGRLEVAATDDLDELDAATSDSSEPDLLWQLNHSRLNSFTSESGTKIQKQNPKQANNSNLRSLVPKLGPSPSRKMSNGLSHPPLQNGRQAGAREVKRKNGTRK; from the exons ATGGCAACGGCTGCGGCGCCGGAGGGTGGAGGAGGGGCTGCATTGGCATTCTCGGTGGCGTCTGTAGTCGAGGACGTTCTTCAACAGCACGGCAACCGATCCCGAGATCTTGATTTGGATGCCCGCAGAGCAGAGGAAGCCG CCATCCGAAGATACGAGGCTGCTGCTTGGCTGAGAAAGATAATTGGGGTCGTTGGTGCAAAAGATCTGCCAGCAGAACCTTCTGAGGATGAATTCAGGCTCGGCCTAAGAAGTGGGATAATTCTCTGTAATGTGCTTAATAAGCTCCAACCTGGAGCCGTCCCAAAG GTTGTCGAAAGCCCTTGTGATGCCGCACTTATTCCAGACGGAGCGGCTTTGTCTGCATACCAGTACTTCGAGAACGTAAGGAACTTTCTGGTAGCTGTACAGGAGTTGGGGATCCCCTCCTTTGAGGCATCTGATCTTGAGCAA GGAGGGAAATCCTCAAGGGTTGTTAATTGTGTCTTGGCACTTAAATCCTACGCTGAATGGAAGCAGGCAGGAAGCATTGGAGTTTGGAGATTTGGTGGAAATGTGAAGCAGGTGACATCTGCAAAACAGTTTGGGCGCAAGAACCCCGAGCCATTCACAAGCTCACTATCAAGGACTGCATCACTGAATGAGAAATCTGTGAACTGTGCATCAACTGAAAATGAACCTAACAAAGAG CACAACTCTTCCTTGAGTATGCTTGTCCGTGCAGTTTTGTTAGATAAGAAGCCTGAAGAAGTTCCAAAC CTTGTGGAATCTGTGTTAAATAAAGTTGTGGAGGAGTTTGAACAGCGCATCGCAAGCCAAATTCAACTG AAAGCAACTTTAAAAGATTCAACTATCCGTCATGAAAATAAACCATTCTTAAACAATGCTTCTGGCAATGTAAAG GTTGGAAATAAAAATGCCACATTGGTGAAGAAGGATAATTGCTTTCAGAAAAGCTATAACCCTGATGAACAGTTGAAAGTATCCATGAAGCAGCAAATGATTGTTGACCAACAAGAGAGAGATATTAAG GAGCTAAAGCAAACTCTTTCTACAACAAAAGCTGGGATGCAGTTCATGCAGTCCAAGGTTCATGAGGAAATTCAAAATCTTG GCCTGCACATTCATGGGCTAGCTCATGCTGCTTCTGGTTATCATAGAGTTCTCGAAGAAAACCGCAGACTTTACAACCAAGTGCAAGACCTTAAgg GAAGCATCAGGGTCTACTGTCGAGTGAGACCATTCTTGCCACGACAAAACAATCATATTAGCACTGTTGATCATATAGAAGAAGGAACTATTACAATAAATACACCAGCAAAGCATGGAAAAGGGAGGAGGTCTTTTAATTTCAATAAAGTGTTTGGGCCCTCAGCCACTCAAG AGGAAGTCTTTTCAGATACTCAGCCACTGATTAGATCAGTTCTTGATGGATACAATGTTTGTATATTTGCTTATGGGCAAACAGGATCAGGGAAAACTTACACCATG AGCGGTCCTAAAGATTTGACAGAGGAAAATCAAGGGGTAAATTACAGGGCTTTGGGTGATTTATTCCTTCTTGCTGAACAAAGAAGGGATACTTTCTACTATGATGTATCCGTTCAGATGATCGAGATATATAATGAGCAAGTTAGGGATCTCTTGGTTACTGATGGAATTAACAAAAG ATTAGAAATTCGAAACAATTCTCAGACAGGACTAAATGTTCCTGAGGCAAGCCTGGTTCGTGTAACATCAACTTACGATGTTATTGATTTGATGAACCTGGGACAAAGGAACCGTGCAGTGGGTGCAACAGCACTGAATGACCGTAGTAGCCGCTCTCACAG TTGCTTAACGGTTCATGTCCAAGGAAGGGACTTGACTGCTGGAAACATTCTCCGTGGCTGCATGCATTTGGTTGACTTGGCAGGAAGTGAGAGAGTGGACAAATCTGAAGTGACTGGAGATAGACTAAAAGAGGCACAACATATCAACAAATCACTTTCTGCTTTGGGTGATGTGATCTCTTCCCTTGCTCAAAAGACTGTGCATGTCCCTTACCGAAACAGTAAACTCACCCAGTTGCTCCAAGACTCACTTG GAGGACAGGCCAAGACACTAATGTTTGTTCACGTAAGCCCTGAGCCTGATGCCATAGGGGAGACAATTAGTACACTCAAATTTGCAGAGCGTGTAGCTACTGTTGAACTTGGTGCTGCACGAGTGAACAGAGATTCTGCTGATGTAAAAGATCTTAAAGAACAG ATTGCCAGCCTGAAGGCTGCATTAGCACAGAAAGAAGGGGATACAGAGATGAAGCAGCTAAAGATATCTAGTAGTCCATATGCTATGCGGCCTCAAGAAAGAGACATGTCAACCAATTATAACAGCCAGAGGAAACCTATGGGGGATGTGGGCAATATAGAG GTTTGTAGCAATTCGGCATTAAGGCAAAAAAAGCAAAGCTTTGATCTTGACGAGCTACTGGGAAATTCTCCTCCCTGGCCCCCAGTCACTGATAGTCGTGTAGACTACATGGAGGATGATAAAGAAATGGGCTCAGGCGAATGGGTGGACAAGGTCATGGTAAACAAGCAAGATCCTATAAAGGGGGCTGATAGCCCATTAGAGTGCTGGGAAGAAAATGGCACCAATGATTTTTACCAGAAATATCTTTCAAATTCTTCTGGTTTGTATTCGGATAAAGCTTATAAATTGCTTCAAGGAAACGGTCGGTTAGAGGTTGCTGCTACTGATGATTTGGACGAGCTTGATGCTGCAACTAGTGATTCATCTGAGCCAGATTTGCTTTGGCAGTTAAATCATTCAAGACTGAATAGTTTCACCAGTGAAAGTGGAACAAAGATCCAGAAACAAAATCCAAAGCAAGCAAACAACTCAAACTTAAG GAGCTTGGTTCCAAAACTAGGCCCTTCACCATCACGAAAAATGAGTAATGGGCTTAGTCACCCACCTTTACAGAATGGGAGGCAGGCGGGTGCTCGTGAAGTGAAGAGAAAGAATGGGACAAGGAAGTAA
- the LOC113760994 gene encoding kinesin-like protein KIN-14I isoform X1 → MATAAAPEGGGGAALAFSVASVVEDVLQQHGNRSRDLDLDARRAEEAAIRRYEAAAWLRKIIGVVGAKDLPAEPSEDEFRLGLRSGIILCNVLNKLQPGAVPKVVESPCDAALIPDGAALSAYQYFENVRNFLVAVQELGIPSFEASDLEQGGKSSRVVNCVLALKSYAEWKQAGSIGVWRFGGNVKQVTSAKQFGRKNPEPFTSSLSRTASLNEKSVNCASTENEPNKEHNSSLSMLVRAVLLDKKPEEVPNLVESVLNKVVEEFEQRIASQIQLQKATLKDSTIRHENKPFLNNASGNVKVGNKNATLVKKDNCFQKSYNPDEQLKVSMKQQMIVDQQERDIKELKQTLSTTKAGMQFMQSKVHEEIQNLGLHIHGLAHAASGYHRVLEENRRLYNQVQDLKGSIRVYCRVRPFLPRQNNHISTVDHIEEGTITINTPAKHGKGRRSFNFNKVFGPSATQEEVFSDTQPLIRSVLDGYNVCIFAYGQTGSGKTYTMSGPKDLTEENQGVNYRALGDLFLLAEQRRDTFYYDVSVQMIEIYNEQVRDLLVTDGINKRLEIRNNSQTGLNVPEASLVRVTSTYDVIDLMNLGQRNRAVGATALNDRSSRSHSCLTVHVQGRDLTAGNILRGCMHLVDLAGSERVDKSEVTGDRLKEAQHINKSLSALGDVISSLAQKTVHVPYRNSKLTQLLQDSLGGQAKTLMFVHVSPEPDAIGETISTLKFAERVATVELGAARVNRDSADVKDLKEQIASLKAALAQKEGDTEMKQLKISSSPYAMRPQERDMSTNYNSQRKPMGDVGNIEVCSNSALRQKKQSFDLDELLGNSPPWPPVTDSRVDYMEDDKEMGSGEWVDKVMVNKQDPIKGADSPLECWEENGTNDFYQKYLSNSSGLYSDKAYKLLQGNGRLEVAATDDLDELDAATSDSSEPDLLWQLNHSRLNSFTSESGTKIQKQNPKQANNSNLRSLVPKLGPSPSRKMSNGLSHPPLQNGRQAGAREVKRKNGTRK, encoded by the exons ATGGCAACGGCTGCGGCGCCGGAGGGTGGAGGAGGGGCTGCATTGGCATTCTCGGTGGCGTCTGTAGTCGAGGACGTTCTTCAACAGCACGGCAACCGATCCCGAGATCTTGATTTGGATGCCCGCAGAGCAGAGGAAGCCG CCATCCGAAGATACGAGGCTGCTGCTTGGCTGAGAAAGATAATTGGGGTCGTTGGTGCAAAAGATCTGCCAGCAGAACCTTCTGAGGATGAATTCAGGCTCGGCCTAAGAAGTGGGATAATTCTCTGTAATGTGCTTAATAAGCTCCAACCTGGAGCCGTCCCAAAG GTTGTCGAAAGCCCTTGTGATGCCGCACTTATTCCAGACGGAGCGGCTTTGTCTGCATACCAGTACTTCGAGAACGTAAGGAACTTTCTGGTAGCTGTACAGGAGTTGGGGATCCCCTCCTTTGAGGCATCTGATCTTGAGCAA GGAGGGAAATCCTCAAGGGTTGTTAATTGTGTCTTGGCACTTAAATCCTACGCTGAATGGAAGCAGGCAGGAAGCATTGGAGTTTGGAGATTTGGTGGAAATGTGAAGCAGGTGACATCTGCAAAACAGTTTGGGCGCAAGAACCCCGAGCCATTCACAAGCTCACTATCAAGGACTGCATCACTGAATGAGAAATCTGTGAACTGTGCATCAACTGAAAATGAACCTAACAAAGAG CACAACTCTTCCTTGAGTATGCTTGTCCGTGCAGTTTTGTTAGATAAGAAGCCTGAAGAAGTTCCAAAC CTTGTGGAATCTGTGTTAAATAAAGTTGTGGAGGAGTTTGAACAGCGCATCGCAAGCCAAATTCAACTG CAGAAAGCAACTTTAAAAGATTCAACTATCCGTCATGAAAATAAACCATTCTTAAACAATGCTTCTGGCAATGTAAAG GTTGGAAATAAAAATGCCACATTGGTGAAGAAGGATAATTGCTTTCAGAAAAGCTATAACCCTGATGAACAGTTGAAAGTATCCATGAAGCAGCAAATGATTGTTGACCAACAAGAGAGAGATATTAAG GAGCTAAAGCAAACTCTTTCTACAACAAAAGCTGGGATGCAGTTCATGCAGTCCAAGGTTCATGAGGAAATTCAAAATCTTG GCCTGCACATTCATGGGCTAGCTCATGCTGCTTCTGGTTATCATAGAGTTCTCGAAGAAAACCGCAGACTTTACAACCAAGTGCAAGACCTTAAgg GAAGCATCAGGGTCTACTGTCGAGTGAGACCATTCTTGCCACGACAAAACAATCATATTAGCACTGTTGATCATATAGAAGAAGGAACTATTACAATAAATACACCAGCAAAGCATGGAAAAGGGAGGAGGTCTTTTAATTTCAATAAAGTGTTTGGGCCCTCAGCCACTCAAG AGGAAGTCTTTTCAGATACTCAGCCACTGATTAGATCAGTTCTTGATGGATACAATGTTTGTATATTTGCTTATGGGCAAACAGGATCAGGGAAAACTTACACCATG AGCGGTCCTAAAGATTTGACAGAGGAAAATCAAGGGGTAAATTACAGGGCTTTGGGTGATTTATTCCTTCTTGCTGAACAAAGAAGGGATACTTTCTACTATGATGTATCCGTTCAGATGATCGAGATATATAATGAGCAAGTTAGGGATCTCTTGGTTACTGATGGAATTAACAAAAG ATTAGAAATTCGAAACAATTCTCAGACAGGACTAAATGTTCCTGAGGCAAGCCTGGTTCGTGTAACATCAACTTACGATGTTATTGATTTGATGAACCTGGGACAAAGGAACCGTGCAGTGGGTGCAACAGCACTGAATGACCGTAGTAGCCGCTCTCACAG TTGCTTAACGGTTCATGTCCAAGGAAGGGACTTGACTGCTGGAAACATTCTCCGTGGCTGCATGCATTTGGTTGACTTGGCAGGAAGTGAGAGAGTGGACAAATCTGAAGTGACTGGAGATAGACTAAAAGAGGCACAACATATCAACAAATCACTTTCTGCTTTGGGTGATGTGATCTCTTCCCTTGCTCAAAAGACTGTGCATGTCCCTTACCGAAACAGTAAACTCACCCAGTTGCTCCAAGACTCACTTG GAGGACAGGCCAAGACACTAATGTTTGTTCACGTAAGCCCTGAGCCTGATGCCATAGGGGAGACAATTAGTACACTCAAATTTGCAGAGCGTGTAGCTACTGTTGAACTTGGTGCTGCACGAGTGAACAGAGATTCTGCTGATGTAAAAGATCTTAAAGAACAG ATTGCCAGCCTGAAGGCTGCATTAGCACAGAAAGAAGGGGATACAGAGATGAAGCAGCTAAAGATATCTAGTAGTCCATATGCTATGCGGCCTCAAGAAAGAGACATGTCAACCAATTATAACAGCCAGAGGAAACCTATGGGGGATGTGGGCAATATAGAG GTTTGTAGCAATTCGGCATTAAGGCAAAAAAAGCAAAGCTTTGATCTTGACGAGCTACTGGGAAATTCTCCTCCCTGGCCCCCAGTCACTGATAGTCGTGTAGACTACATGGAGGATGATAAAGAAATGGGCTCAGGCGAATGGGTGGACAAGGTCATGGTAAACAAGCAAGATCCTATAAAGGGGGCTGATAGCCCATTAGAGTGCTGGGAAGAAAATGGCACCAATGATTTTTACCAGAAATATCTTTCAAATTCTTCTGGTTTGTATTCGGATAAAGCTTATAAATTGCTTCAAGGAAACGGTCGGTTAGAGGTTGCTGCTACTGATGATTTGGACGAGCTTGATGCTGCAACTAGTGATTCATCTGAGCCAGATTTGCTTTGGCAGTTAAATCATTCAAGACTGAATAGTTTCACCAGTGAAAGTGGAACAAAGATCCAGAAACAAAATCCAAAGCAAGCAAACAACTCAAACTTAAG GAGCTTGGTTCCAAAACTAGGCCCTTCACCATCACGAAAAATGAGTAATGGGCTTAGTCACCCACCTTTACAGAATGGGAGGCAGGCGGGTGCTCGTGAAGTGAAGAGAAAGAATGGGACAAGGAAGTAA